The following coding sequences lie in one Treponema socranskii subsp. buccale genomic window:
- a CDS encoding chromosome segregation SMC family protein, with protein MFLKSLDIFGFKSFADRTHIDFSDGITALLGPNGCGKSNVVDSIKWVLAENRSKNLRADKMEDIIFNGTERRPPLNVAEVTLTIMNENGLIPFEAPEIAIKRRLYRSGENEYFINNRQAGPKEIRSLFMDTGIGKAAYSVMEQGKIDQVLSSKPEDRRYLFEEAAGISRSKAECAEAERELERTRSNLQQIEIALSEIKRRYDTLKVQSEKTVKYRAVKDEIFNDELDLTLLKLKNFVQTKAQNEEQLKQVEKKRSDIRNEIEAISNTLSENMDKVKAMQEEVYAKQADLIGIQKEKSGKQDLIQQFNVRLSESKEKLEQLEAHKKAIGAQIDALNDEIDEKNAQLYEKTKQLDDIKKNIASFDKHISDAGSRIEENDTLVSESQSQIEALREARTLLQKDLTAITEDIVTKLDAKLKGAGFSENAMKNAKERLDNVIARLKIFTAGRKNIFADFAASPSRSADECVKTVKEASDAFSETGKLVAELEKALDDYMKASPAFITEFLAPEGIMTKKRAIDQKISDNRSRVAGINERIAELHAENENLSKKIDEYKETLGKLKVNEAQMHEQITAAEEQVSMLRRTLISQQKTLSDTDGEIASENKRAENLNAEISGAEEELSEIEKRGLSLADELKKLDDAIAACNTSVSGKQNALRQKQEEQNKLQAQYERVSLLLVSSDTEIKNVKQNFQDTHSRDLMEFEERMYKITKPASEIREKLSDAKERLKALGQVNLMAVEEFAEEKERYERQQTNCDDTKKSLENLQRVSGEIKSKSSEMFLDTYNKIKKNFHNMFRRLFNGGRAELRLIDPENVLTSGIDIYAQPPGKKLENIALLSGGEKTMTAVALLFATYQVRPSPFCLLDEIDAALDDKNVSSFVTTLRSFANVSQYIVITHNKKTVMGATTMLGITMEESGVSKILSLRLDKDIKLGAVISESNDDFIEEDVPPEEATVPPRPAKRIHNPDGTITDPDRERAVKEEKRLEKEAAQKAKAAEKKSDDREK; from the coding sequence GTGTTTCTTAAAAGTCTCGACATATTCGGCTTCAAATCGTTCGCCGACAGAACACATATCGATTTTTCGGACGGCATCACGGCTCTGCTCGGACCGAACGGCTGCGGCAAAAGCAACGTCGTCGATTCGATAAAATGGGTTTTAGCCGAAAACCGCTCGAAAAATCTGCGCGCCGACAAGATGGAAGACATCATCTTCAACGGTACCGAACGCCGCCCTCCCCTCAACGTCGCAGAAGTGACGCTCACGATCATGAACGAAAACGGGCTCATCCCCTTCGAAGCGCCCGAAATCGCGATCAAACGGCGGCTCTACCGTTCCGGCGAAAACGAATATTTTATCAATAACCGGCAGGCAGGCCCAAAGGAAATTCGCTCGCTTTTTATGGATACGGGTATCGGCAAAGCTGCCTATTCCGTCATGGAACAGGGAAAGATCGATCAAGTGCTTTCGTCGAAGCCCGAAGACCGGCGCTATCTCTTCGAAGAAGCGGCGGGCATAAGCCGGAGCAAAGCCGAGTGCGCGGAAGCGGAACGTGAACTCGAGCGCACGCGCAGCAATCTTCAGCAAATCGAAATCGCGCTTTCGGAAATCAAGCGGAGATACGACACGCTCAAAGTGCAGTCCGAAAAGACCGTCAAATACCGCGCGGTCAAAGACGAAATATTCAACGACGAACTCGATTTAACATTATTAAAATTAAAAAACTTCGTGCAGACGAAAGCGCAAAACGAAGAGCAGCTCAAACAAGTCGAAAAAAAACGAAGCGATATCCGAAACGAAATCGAAGCGATCAGCAATACGCTTTCGGAAAACATGGACAAAGTAAAAGCCATGCAGGAAGAAGTGTATGCCAAGCAGGCGGATTTAATCGGCATTCAAAAAGAAAAAAGCGGCAAACAGGATTTGATTCAGCAGTTCAACGTGCGCCTTTCCGAATCGAAAGAAAAACTCGAACAGCTCGAAGCGCACAAAAAAGCGATCGGGGCTCAGATCGATGCGCTGAACGATGAAATCGACGAAAAAAACGCTCAGCTTTACGAAAAGACAAAGCAGCTCGACGACATCAAAAAAAATATCGCATCATTCGACAAACATATTTCCGATGCGGGAAGCCGCATTGAGGAAAACGATACACTCGTCTCCGAATCGCAATCGCAAATCGAAGCGCTGAGAGAAGCGCGCACGCTTTTGCAAAAAGATTTGACGGCGATCACCGAAGACATCGTCACGAAGCTCGACGCAAAATTAAAAGGCGCGGGCTTTTCCGAAAATGCGATGAAAAACGCGAAAGAACGGCTCGACAACGTCATCGCCCGCCTGAAAATTTTTACGGCGGGACGCAAAAACATCTTTGCCGATTTTGCAGCCTCTCCATCGCGTTCCGCCGACGAATGCGTCAAAACGGTGAAGGAAGCATCCGACGCGTTTTCCGAAACGGGAAAGCTTGTCGCCGAACTTGAAAAAGCGCTCGACGATTATATGAAAGCCTCCCCCGCCTTTATCACCGAATTCCTTGCGCCCGAAGGGATCATGACGAAAAAGCGCGCCATCGATCAAAAGATTTCCGACAACCGTTCCCGCGTTGCCGGGATCAACGAACGCATAGCCGAACTGCATGCGGAAAACGAAAACCTTTCGAAAAAAATCGACGAATATAAAGAAACGCTCGGAAAGCTCAAAGTAAACGAAGCGCAGATGCACGAACAGATTACGGCGGCCGAAGAGCAGGTATCGATGCTCCGCCGCACTTTGATAAGCCAGCAAAAAACGCTTTCCGATACCGACGGAGAGATCGCTTCGGAAAACAAGCGCGCCGAAAATTTGAATGCGGAAATATCCGGCGCCGAAGAAGAGCTTTCGGAAATAGAAAAGCGCGGTCTCTCTCTCGCGGACGAACTGAAAAAACTCGACGATGCGATAGCCGCGTGCAATACGAGCGTGTCGGGAAAACAAAACGCGCTCCGTCAAAAGCAGGAGGAACAAAATAAGCTGCAGGCGCAGTACGAGCGCGTTTCGCTTTTGCTCGTTTCCTCCGATACGGAAATCAAAAACGTCAAACAGAATTTTCAGGATACGCATTCGCGCGATCTTATGGAATTCGAAGAGCGCATGTATAAAATTACAAAACCCGCTTCGGAAATTCGGGAAAAACTTTCCGACGCGAAAGAACGGCTGAAAGCGCTCGGACAGGTGAACTTGATGGCGGTCGAAGAATTCGCCGAAGAAAAAGAACGCTACGAGCGGCAGCAGACGAACTGCGACGACACGAAAAAGAGCCTCGAAAATCTGCAGCGCGTTTCGGGAGAAATCAAATCGAAATCGTCCGAAATGTTTCTCGACACGTACAATAAAATCAAAAAGAATTTTCACAATATGTTCCGCCGCCTTTTCAACGGCGGAAGAGCCGAACTCCGTCTCATCGATCCGGAAAACGTGCTCACGAGCGGCATCGATATCTACGCGCAGCCGCCGGGAAAAAAGCTCGAAAATATCGCCCTTCTTTCGGGCGGAGAAAAAACGATGACGGCCGTCGCGCTTTTGTTTGCGACTTACCAAGTGCGCCCTTCTCCGTTTTGTCTCCTCGACGAAATCGATGCGGCGCTCGACGACAAAAACGTTTCAAGTTTTGTGACGACGCTGCGCTCTTTTGCAAACGTAAGTCAATACATCGTCATCACGCATAACAAAAAAACGGTTATGGGAGCTACGACGATGCTCGGCATCACGATGGAAGAATCCGGCGTGTCGAAAATACTTTCGCTCCGCCTCGACAAAGACATAAAGCTCGGCGCGGTCATTTCCGAAAGCAATGACGACTTTATCGAAGAGGACGTGCCGCCCGAAGAGGCGACCGTTCCGCCGAGGCCCGCAAAACGCATTCACAACCCCGACGGAACGATAACCGATCCCGACCGCGAGCGCGCAGTGAAAGAAGAAAAACGCCTCGAAAAAGAAGCGGCGCAAAAAGCGAAAGCCGCGGAGAAAAAAAGCGATGATCGGGAAAAGTGA
- a CDS encoding SIMPL domain-containing protein — MKCFIKISIAAVVLFSSLSCSLVKKTESSSRTITVTGRGVVEAEPDKASVVVSVVTQEWVAKTAADRNAEIMTRVRNALVASGVNANDITTTNYSIYRQESWEGGRQSIGRYRVRNEMKIVVHNTALLSDVIDTAISAGASELTSLTFTVADDTALVREARTLAVRQAQETASLLAGAAGCKIGEAITIIEKSDAGDVSTGYYDAPAAMSSGATTTISSGKIEVSSTVTITYTLQ; from the coding sequence ATGAAATGCTTTATTAAAATTTCCATAGCGGCTGTCGTGCTGTTTTCATCGTTGTCGTGTTCGCTCGTAAAAAAAACGGAATCCTCCTCTCGGACGATCACCGTAACAGGCCGCGGCGTCGTGGAAGCAGAACCCGATAAAGCCTCCGTCGTCGTTTCGGTCGTAACGCAGGAGTGGGTCGCGAAAACCGCTGCGGATAGGAATGCCGAAATCATGACGCGCGTACGCAATGCGCTTGTCGCTTCGGGAGTGAACGCAAACGATATTACGACGACGAACTACAGCATATATCGGCAGGAATCGTGGGAAGGCGGGAGGCAGTCGATCGGGCGCTATCGTGTGCGGAACGAAATGAAGATCGTCGTGCACAATACCGCCCTTCTAAGCGACGTCATCGATACGGCGATTTCGGCAGGAGCAAGCGAACTGACGTCCCTCACGTTTACCGTCGCGGACGACACGGCTCTCGTTCGTGAAGCGCGCACGCTCGCCGTGAGACAAGCGCAGGAGACGGCATCCCTTTTGGCAGGAGCTGCCGGCTGTAAGATCGGAGAAGCGATTACGATTATCGAAAAAAGCGATGCGGGCGACGTCAGTACGGGGTACTACGACGCGCCGGCGGCAATGAGCAGCGGGGCAACAACAACGATATCGTCCGGAAAAATCGAAGTGAGTTCGACCGTCACGATCACCTATACTTTACAATAA
- the serS gene encoding serine--tRNA ligase — MLDYKFIKDNLEAVKQNIENRNMTADADEVVRLYDERTSLVTRLQQLREKRNENAALMKGKLEEAKRRELIEKGKELKDAIADAEKTLTETEAKLEEAARKIPNMAHPQAPIGKVDTENLEVKKVGTPRVFSFPPKDHVALGEALDIIDFDRGTKVSGPKFYYLKNEAVFLEQALIMYALGILRKHGFTPFVTPDIAKQEVLQGIGFNPRGNESNVYCIEDEGTCLVATAEITLGGYHSGEILDKSKLPLFYCGLSHCFRREAGAAGHFSKGLYRVHQFDKVEMFVYCLPEESDAIHEKLRLIEEEIFTGLGIPFRVVDTCTGDLGAPAYRKWDLEAWMPGRSDEAHPAGDYGEVTSTSNCTDYQARRLNIKYKDDDGKNKYVHMLNGTAIAAGRAMLAIIENYQNEDGSVTVPEVLRAICGFDTISAKHGA, encoded by the coding sequence ATGCTCGATTATAAATTTATCAAAGACAATCTCGAAGCGGTAAAACAAAATATCGAAAACCGCAATATGACGGCCGACGCCGATGAAGTCGTGCGCCTTTACGACGAGCGGACATCTCTTGTCACGCGTCTGCAGCAGCTCCGGGAAAAGCGCAATGAAAACGCCGCGTTGATGAAAGGAAAGCTCGAAGAGGCAAAGCGCCGGGAGCTCATCGAAAAAGGGAAAGAGCTCAAAGATGCCATCGCGGATGCGGAAAAAACATTGACGGAAACAGAAGCGAAGCTCGAAGAAGCTGCGCGGAAAATCCCGAATATGGCGCACCCTCAAGCTCCGATCGGCAAAGTCGATACGGAAAACCTCGAAGTAAAAAAAGTCGGCACGCCGCGCGTTTTTTCGTTCCCGCCGAAAGATCACGTGGCGCTCGGAGAAGCGCTCGATATCATAGACTTCGACCGAGGGACGAAAGTTTCCGGCCCCAAATTCTATTATCTCAAAAACGAAGCGGTTTTTCTCGAACAGGCGCTCATCATGTACGCGCTCGGCATTTTGCGAAAGCACGGGTTTACGCCCTTTGTAACGCCCGATATCGCAAAGCAGGAAGTGCTTCAGGGCATCGGCTTCAACCCTCGCGGAAACGAATCGAACGTTTACTGCATCGAAGACGAAGGTACCTGTCTCGTCGCGACGGCGGAAATCACGCTCGGCGGATATCATTCGGGCGAAATACTCGACAAATCGAAGCTGCCGCTTTTTTACTGCGGGCTTTCGCACTGTTTCAGACGCGAAGCGGGAGCGGCGGGACATTTCAGCAAAGGCTTGTACCGCGTTCACCAATTCGATAAAGTCGAAATGTTCGTGTACTGCCTGCCCGAAGAATCTGATGCGATACATGAAAAGCTCCGCCTGATCGAAGAAGAAATATTTACGGGACTCGGCATTCCCTTTCGCGTCGTCGACACGTGCACCGGAGATTTGGGAGCGCCCGCATACCGCAAATGGGATTTGGAAGCGTGGATGCCCGGCAGATCGGATGAAGCGCATCCCGCAGGCGACTACGGAGAAGTGACATCGACGTCGAATTGCACCGACTACCAGGCAAGGCGGCTCAACATCAAATACAAAGACGACGACGGCAAAAACAAATACGTCCACATGCTGAACGGAACGGCGATCGCGGCCGGCCGCGCAATGCTCGCGATCATCGAAAATTATCAAAATGAAGACGGCTCCGTTACCGTTCCCGAAGTGCTGCGAGCGATATGCGGCTTCGATACGATAAGCGCAAAGCACGGAGCCTAA
- a CDS encoding AI-2E family transporter, with product MTGREQISRQIAYLLIFIATILLFVVLKVTASVIIPVILAIMFSFVLLPIVRGMNKIHLPWIFNIVVVTILFVVGIAVLGTLVFASLRTILSEYSKYESKFLSIYKFFANRFNLGFDADKSFFYNLQSALGEQFNIGIMMRRMLFSLSANMVSVARNILVIVLMFIFLLVEMHITGEKLREAFEGRMKNRLFQIVKRIMTQVVRFISIKFFISLATGLLIYATAKIVGLDFAVVWGFFAFVLNFIPTFGSIVSVAATSVFALLQFFPHPAPIIFIVAGTTTVNTVLGNFIEPRIEGHNLGISPFVILVMLSLWGWMWGFVGMILAVPLTVIIKIICENIPLLHPVAILLGNKPQDTRLEFTTYEEEDGLIKDTVPEKESDTAHP from the coding sequence ATGACCGGCAGAGAACAGATTTCACGGCAGATCGCGTATTTATTGATCTTTATCGCGACGATTTTGCTTTTTGTCGTTTTGAAAGTAACGGCGAGCGTCATCATCCCCGTCATCCTCGCGATCATGTTTTCATTCGTACTCTTGCCGATCGTCCGCGGCATGAATAAAATTCACTTGCCGTGGATATTCAACATCGTCGTCGTAACGATTTTATTCGTCGTCGGCATAGCGGTTCTCGGCACTCTCGTATTCGCAAGTCTGCGCACGATTCTTTCCGAATATTCGAAATACGAATCGAAGTTTCTTTCGATCTACAAATTTTTTGCAAACAGATTCAATTTGGGTTTCGACGCGGATAAAAGTTTTTTTTACAATTTACAAAGCGCGCTCGGCGAGCAGTTCAATATCGGCATTATGATGCGCCGCATGCTCTTTTCGCTTTCGGCGAATATGGTGTCCGTCGCCCGCAACATCCTCGTCATCGTATTGATGTTTATCTTTTTGCTCGTCGAAATGCACATAACGGGCGAAAAACTCAGAGAAGCTTTTGAAGGGAGGATGAAAAACCGGCTTTTCCAAATCGTCAAACGGATTATGACTCAAGTCGTCCGTTTCATTTCGATAAAATTCTTCATCTCGCTTGCAACGGGACTGCTTATCTATGCGACGGCAAAAATCGTCGGCCTCGACTTTGCGGTCGTGTGGGGATTTTTTGCATTCGTGCTGAACTTTATTCCGACATTCGGTTCGATCGTTTCGGTTGCGGCGACGTCCGTATTTGCGCTCCTTCAATTTTTTCCGCATCCGGCGCCGATTATCTTTATCGTTGCCGGGACGACGACGGTCAATACGGTGCTCGGCAATTTTATCGAGCCGCGCATCGAAGGGCACAACCTCGGTATTTCGCCCTTCGTCATCCTCGTCATGCTCTCTCTGTGGGGCTGGATGTGGGGCTTTGTCGGCATGATCCTCGCAGTTCCGCTCACCGTCATCATAAAAATCATCTGCGAAAATATACCGCTTTTACATCCCGTTGCGATTTTGCTCGGCAATAAACCGCAGGACACGCGGCTCGAATTTACGACATACGAAGAGGAAGACGGTTTAATAAAGGACACCGTCCCGGAAAAAGAAAGCGATACGGCGCATCCGTAA
- a CDS encoding queuosine precursor transporter, whose product MTNELLLIISLAASFGGLLLFFSFFGKAGCTAWIVLCTVLANIEVAVLIKAFGMEQTLGNTLFASSFLATDFLSELYGKKEADKGVKIGIATTCVFMLFSALWPHYAPASGDRAMSAVKALFSSTPRILTASLAAYAVSELLDVRLYHALWNVTKKKSGSETKYLWLRNNAATLTSQAVNIVIFNFGAFFGVYDMKTLSAITASCYMIYIVTSLADTPFLYIARKIHARRELCGTAR is encoded by the coding sequence ATGACAAATGAACTGCTGCTTATCATTTCTCTTGCCGCTTCTTTCGGCGGTCTTCTTTTATTTTTTTCTTTTTTCGGAAAGGCGGGCTGCACCGCGTGGATCGTGCTGTGTACGGTTTTGGCAAATATCGAAGTCGCCGTTTTGATAAAAGCGTTCGGTATGGAACAGACGCTCGGCAATACGCTTTTTGCATCGAGCTTTCTTGCAACCGATTTTTTAAGCGAACTTTACGGCAAAAAAGAAGCCGACAAAGGAGTTAAAATCGGCATCGCGACAACCTGCGTTTTTATGCTGTTTTCGGCGCTGTGGCCGCACTATGCGCCCGCTTCCGGCGACCGTGCTATGTCTGCCGTTAAAGCGCTTTTTTCGAGCACGCCGCGCATCCTTACGGCAAGCCTCGCCGCGTATGCCGTAAGCGAACTGCTCGACGTACGTCTCTATCATGCGCTGTGGAATGTAACAAAAAAGAAAAGCGGCAGCGAAACAAAATACCTGTGGCTCCGCAACAATGCGGCGACACTCACATCTCAAGCGGTAAATATCGTCATCTTCAATTTCGGTGCGTTTTTCGGCGTCTACGATATGAAAACGCTTTCTGCGATAACGGCATCGTGCTATATGATCTATATCGTTACAAGTCTTGCCGATACGCCCTTTTTGTATATCGCGCGGAAAATACATGCACGGCGCGAGTTGTGCGGCACGGCGCGTTGA
- a CDS encoding metal ABC transporter permease: protein MDRLRMLFMLPPVLRGGAALLISGASFPLCGVMLLRLQLVPLRYMLMHGVILGGALAVALSLPLVPLTVAVNLALVFAMTYFSKNESFSFGGVSAASMVFSMALASLITRIADVPAKDTLSLLWGSPFALGTADIALLAALAIFLAAYIIINFKNIAALFFSRDIAYSLGIRVRTHYTIMVSIIALTVAAAMKLLGAFLIDALLILPVLSASSFLRRRKRGQGIRSLFFLSAALGFVFSVSGYVISVAFDLPPGAVIALIAGIAYAAFNVI, encoded by the coding sequence ATGGATAGGCTCCGTATGCTTTTTATGCTTCCGCCCGTGCTTCGCGGAGGAGCGGCTCTCCTCATTTCGGGCGCTTCTTTTCCCCTGTGCGGAGTTATGCTGCTGCGCTTGCAGCTTGTGCCGCTTCGTTATATGCTCATGCACGGCGTTATCTTGGGAGGTGCGCTTGCCGTCGCGCTTTCGCTTCCGCTCGTTCCGCTGACCGTTGCGGTAAATCTCGCACTTGTTTTTGCGATGACATATTTTTCGAAAAACGAAAGCTTTTCTTTCGGAGGCGTAAGCGCCGCTTCTATGGTTTTCAGTATGGCGCTTGCTTCCCTTATCACGCGCATTGCGGACGTTCCCGCAAAAGACACTCTCAGTTTGCTGTGGGGGAGTCCCTTTGCGCTCGGTACGGCGGATATCGCGCTTCTTGCCGCACTCGCGATTTTTCTCGCCGCATATATTATTATTAATTTTAAAAATATTGCAGCGCTCTTTTTCAGCAGAGACATCGCATATTCACTCGGTATACGCGTACGTACTCACTATACGATCATGGTATCGATTATCGCACTCACCGTAGCGGCTGCGATGAAACTGCTCGGCGCATTTTTAATCGATGCGCTTCTCATATTGCCGGTGCTTTCGGCTTCTTCTTTTTTACGGCGGAGAAAAAGGGGGCAGGGAATCCGCTCGCTGTTTTTTTTAAGCGCCGCACTGGGATTCGTCTTTTCCGTTTCAGGATATGTGATTTCAGTCGCGTTCGATTTGCCGCCCGGAGCCGTAATCGCGCTTATTGCGGGAATTGCGTATGCCGCGTTTAATGTGATATAA
- a CDS encoding DUF1893 domain-containing protein yields the protein MTFSYRLPLPEYTTLCVYNEDTLIFSNGGKWLMPLFALEDFFKTYDGATNDLRAHDTAVGKAACVLMSRMGIKKIHADIASVLAKEYIDELNAFRGGHDPIELSYDTCVRRLLCATEDQLETMHDSDEMYMHLRRRAKLVQGVDVRVQNLCSPYGFIKNISFSVSAGGRFIVAGENGAGKTTLLKLLMGISVPESGTILIDTVPPSKLSKRTIGYIPQTAENSEYGLSVEEVVSLGLPPFVKEKKARIRKALSRVDAQHLTGRSFLSLSGGEKQKVSFARCLAQNAKLLLLDEPTAALDAESRSCVVEILHSLSVSEIPTIILVTHDDSLLRMRGWDVFHMKSHGAESGIRGDTDG from the coding sequence ATGACTTTTTCTTACCGTTTGCCGCTTCCCGAATATACGACGCTGTGCGTTTACAACGAAGATACGCTCATCTTTTCGAACGGCGGCAAATGGCTTATGCCGCTTTTTGCCCTTGAAGATTTTTTTAAAACCTACGACGGGGCGACCAACGATTTGCGTGCGCACGATACGGCTGTGGGAAAGGCCGCCTGCGTTTTGATGAGCCGCATGGGCATCAAAAAAATACATGCGGATATCGCAAGCGTTCTTGCAAAAGAGTATATTGACGAACTCAATGCTTTTCGCGGCGGACACGATCCGATTGAACTTTCGTACGATACCTGCGTGCGCCGTCTTTTGTGCGCGACCGAAGATCAGCTCGAAACGATGCACGACAGCGATGAAATGTATATGCACCTCCGTCGTCGTGCAAAACTCGTGCAGGGCGTCGACGTGCGCGTTCAAAACCTGTGTTCGCCGTACGGGTTTATTAAAAATATTTCTTTTTCCGTAAGCGCGGGCGGACGTTTTATCGTCGCAGGTGAAAACGGTGCCGGAAAGACGACGCTTTTAAAATTGCTCATGGGCATAAGCGTTCCGGAATCGGGGACGATTTTGATCGATACTGTCCCGCCTTCAAAACTTTCCAAACGGACAATCGGCTACATTCCGCAAACTGCGGAAAATTCGGAGTACGGTCTTTCGGTCGAAGAAGTCGTTTCTCTCGGTTTACCGCCATTCGTAAAAGAAAAAAAAGCGCGTATTCGAAAAGCGCTTTCGCGTGTCGATGCGCAGCATCTTACGGGCAGAAGTTTTTTGAGCCTTTCCGGAGGGGAAAAGCAAAAGGTGTCATTTGCGCGCTGCCTTGCGCAAAATGCAAAACTGCTTTTACTCGATGAGCCGACTGCAGCTTTGGATGCGGAAAGCCGGTCTTGCGTTGTTGAAATTCTTCATTCGCTTTCGGTTTCCGAAATTCCGACGATCATCCTTGTTACGCACGACGACTCTCTTTTGCGTATGCGGGGATGGGATGTTTTTCACATGAAATCGCACGGTGCCGAGTCGGGAATAAGAGGGGACACGGATGGATAG
- a CDS encoding nucleotidyltransferase family protein codes for MKPTLLVLAAGMGSRYGGVKQIDAVGLHNECLLDYATYDARDAGFGNVVYIIRKDIEHDFRERLFDRVARNFDAKYVFQTHDSLLTEEEKRLSVNRKKPWGTVHAVLCAEDAIASPFAVVNADDYYGRSAFKTIGTYLSGLTNDSTAHAMVGYVLGNTMSKSGSVSRGVCTVKDGCLDSIVENLKIYYEGEGIVSEIGGEKKSMTGKEWVSMNLFGFSPAAFDSFNKFWKDFIAHNAESEKAEALLPVAAGEIVKSGKGSIRFFTSDENWFGMTYPEDKAIVKAEIAKKIEAGYYPEKLWEK; via the coding sequence ATGAAACCGACATTATTGGTTCTTGCGGCGGGAATGGGAAGCAGATACGGCGGCGTCAAACAGATCGACGCGGTAGGGCTGCACAACGAATGCCTGCTCGACTACGCGACGTACGATGCAAGGGATGCGGGCTTCGGAAACGTCGTCTATATTATCAGAAAAGATATCGAACACGATTTCCGCGAACGGCTGTTCGACCGCGTTGCGCGCAATTTCGATGCGAAATACGTTTTTCAAACGCACGACAGTCTGCTTACCGAAGAAGAAAAGCGATTGTCTGTAAACCGTAAAAAACCGTGGGGTACGGTGCACGCCGTGCTCTGCGCAGAAGATGCGATCGCCTCTCCCTTTGCCGTCGTCAATGCGGACGACTATTACGGGCGGTCCGCTTTTAAAACGATCGGCACCTATCTTTCAGGCCTGACAAACGACAGCACCGCCCACGCGATGGTCGGCTATGTGCTCGGCAACACGATGAGTAAAAGCGGTTCCGTTTCCCGCGGCGTCTGCACGGTAAAAGACGGCTGTCTCGATTCCATCGTCGAAAATCTGAAAATCTATTATGAAGGAGAGGGCATCGTAAGCGAAATCGGCGGCGAAAAAAAATCGATGACGGGAAAAGAATGGGTAAGCATGAATCTTTTCGGCTTTTCTCCCGCGGCATTCGATTCGTTTAATAAATTCTGGAAAGATTTTATCGCGCACAACGCCGAAAGCGAAAAAGCCGAAGCGCTTCTCCCCGTCGCCGCAGGCGAAATCGTCAAAAGCGGCAAAGGAAGCATTCGATTTTTTACGTCGGATGAAAATTGGTTCGGCATGACTTACCCCGAAGACAAAGCGATCGTCAAAGCGGAAATCGCAAAAAAGATCGAAGCGGGCTACTATCCCGAAAAACTGTGGGAAAAATAA
- the deoD gene encoding purine-nucleoside phosphorylase — translation MSTHINAPEGAIAESVLLPGDPLRAKYIAEHFLEKPECYNEVRNMFGYTGTYKGKRVSVQGTGMGQPSLSIYVNELFQFYGVQKAIRVGTCGAIQASLKLRDTILVNAASSDSSLMTQRFGNLHFSASADFSLLLSAYESAEKLGIKVAVGPCASSDLFYDENENWKTWARYGVLGIEMEAAELYTLAAKFGRKALAILTVSDHIVSGGETTAEERQTTFDNMIRLALESLL, via the coding sequence ATGAGTACTCACATCAATGCGCCTGAAGGCGCGATCGCGGAATCGGTTTTACTTCCCGGCGATCCGCTTCGGGCAAAGTATATCGCCGAACATTTTTTGGAAAAACCCGAATGCTATAACGAAGTGCGCAATATGTTCGGCTATACCGGCACATATAAAGGAAAGCGCGTGTCGGTGCAGGGGACGGGCATGGGGCAGCCTTCGCTTTCGATTTACGTAAACGAACTTTTTCAATTTTACGGCGTACAAAAAGCGATCCGCGTCGGTACCTGCGGCGCGATTCAAGCGTCTTTGAAATTGCGCGATACGATCCTCGTAAACGCCGCTTCGTCCGATTCTTCTCTTATGACGCAGCGTTTCGGCAATCTGCATTTTTCCGCTTCCGCCGATTTTTCGCTTTTGCTGTCGGCTTATGAAAGCGCCGAAAAGCTCGGCATAAAAGTTGCCGTCGGCCCCTGCGCATCGAGCGATCTTTTTTACGATGAAAACGAAAATTGGAAAACGTGGGCGCGTTACGGCGTGCTCGGCATAGAGATGGAAGCGGCGGAACTGTATACGCTTGCGGCGAAGTTCGGACGTAAAGCGCTCGCGATCCTTACCGTGAGCGATCACATCGTTTCGGGCGGAGAGACGACGGCGGAAGAGAGACAGACGACCTTTGACAATATGATTAGGCTTGCGCTGGAAAGCCTTTTGTAA